The Polyodon spathula isolate WHYD16114869_AA chromosome 45, ASM1765450v1, whole genome shotgun sequence region GCAGTATATTCACACACAACTCTCAAACTATATAGGCGCTGTAGATCACAGGGCTATAATATACATTGCAGGCTATGAAATGTTAAtcattttgcatacattttattataattacacatattttaacatttaCCTGCAATTTAAACTGACAAGAGAAAAACATGGGTCTGTTTTGGTTTTCTGGAGGAGATGCTTTAATTCTGTaaattgaatattattattattattttttttttttttaagtgtcctAACTGATTAAATCTCTGTGAACTCGACGGTGTCTCTTCAGTTTATTTGACTCTATAAATCTCTTCCCGCAGTCAGTACACTCAAaaggcttctctcctgtgtggattcTGTGGTGTATTCTAAGGTGGTCTCTCCGACTAAAACCCTTCCCACATACAGGACATTCATAAGGCTTCTCTCccgtgtgaattcgctggtgtactTTTAAGTTCATTGACCCTCTGAACCTCTTCCCGCAAACAGTGCAGTGAAACAGTTTCTCTCCCATGTGAATTAGCTGGTGCGATTGAAGGCCGAATTTGTGTttaaaactcttcccacactcagtacACAGAtagggtttctctcctgtgtgaatacgCTGGTGTGTTTTAAGCCCACCTACCCACCTGAAGCTTTttccacattcagtacagtgatgGGGTTTCTGTTCTTTATGAAACTGTTGGTGTGCTTTCAGGTTTCCCAGGTCACTGAAATTGGTGCCACACTCAGTACAGTGATACAAGATCTCCTCTGAAGGAATCTGCTGAGGAGTTTGTAGGGGAATGAAGTTGCCCTGGGTTACAGAATTATTAACAACCTCAGGATGTGGAGTCACTATATAACCCAGAGCAAGTGGTCTGCTATCTTGTACAGAAAGATTTTGAACTGAGCGAGTTCCTAGTTTCTTCATATATTCATCTTGGGGTGACGACTCTCTGCGTTTCTTACGCTGCATTTTGCCATCAGAAGAGATTTTTCCCTGGGGTGCTGCAGTGGAGTTGTGTCTTCCTATATCTGCTTTAGAAGCGCAGGAAAGAGAAACAAAGGTTACTGCACAGCATTAAATCACATTCACTTTCTGCATGGCTTCTCCTCACAGCCATCACTGATAATGAGAACATTAAAAGATAAGTCTGTCAGAGTACAAGCATACAGGATTAGAGCTACTCATGAACTTTAAACATTCTTGTTGGCTGTACAATCAATAATTTATTAGAATTATAACCACTATATTGCAAAGCAAGTTTATGTAAACCAGGCAGCCAAATTATGGTAATTTTGaataatgatacatttttaatCCTTCACAAAACAACTGCGATTCTTATATAACTGCATTTTTGACATTCTGCTTACATGTTGTGCTGCTAGTGCATGGCATTGCTCCTTCCTCCTTTCCATCTTCAGGGGTGTGCTGTTCCCCCTGAAAGGATGACAGCACAGTGCCCTCTCCTCCAACATTAGAACAAGTGTCTTCAGAGACAGACTGACTGGGTTTCATGCAGACCAGTTCAGGAGGACAATCATCACAACGGCTAGCTCCCATCTTAACTGTATTCTCCTCCAGCATTTTGACTTTATTTTCCTTAGAAACTTTCCCTGTAAAGTGGACAGGTTCCAGCTCAGTTGCCTCCTTTTTAATGTGGACAGACTGAAGTATTGGGGCTGCTTTACCTTGCAAGGACGTCTGCTCTATTAGCTGCATTAAACTTGCACACTGTTCATGATCAAAGAGTTCCTCTCGTGTGTAAACAGCTTCAATCTTTGGCCCCTCATCTGCTTCAGTGAAACCCTGCCTCTCTGTATTATCTGTAGGAAACAAaattttacagttttgtgaaaTAAGAAATCATGGATATTCATCCCATAGAGAGGCTTATTCAGTTCCAGTTTCAAGTGAGTCCTAACAGTTACCAAGATATTGCAGACCATAATCTGGCCTGTGCGTTGAAAATGTGGGGATATAAAATTGCACAGCTCTACTGTAAAACACACATAACATACAGTAGCAACAGTACATACAagcttttacaataataataataataataataagcatgctACCTTGAGGTTACTGGAAAAAAACGCTACCCTTCAAAACTGCAGTCAGCATATAAGTATATTTattcttttgaatatttaaagCAAAGCAAACTCCCTCTGAAGTACACTTTACCACTCGTTAACAGCACCTGTCTGCATTTTATGTAAAACTAACTAGTTACATGTTTTGTAAACTTACATTTTACTCCACGCCTACTTTCATATGCAAAGACTTGGGTGGTTTTTAATGAGCGCCCTTGGTCTGCAAGGCAAAATAATCTGTGCATGGGGAAAACAGACTGGGCATGTGCAGTACTTAAACAGGAACTTAACAGGGAGCATAAATTGACATGATGCCAGTGTGCTGTTACCCAGACATgcacaaatgattttagctcagaaaacaaggaaatgccCATTTGAAAAGGGGTACGACTTACTAAGTTTGGCCCCTAAAGTTCTTTCTAAtctcttttttttcacaattcagcaaatgtatgtgactttaactgatgaacAACAGGTTAGGTTATCTAAAACTGTAAGCACATACAATTTctgtgggtgaactacagtttgtcttgtgcATAGCGATTTCtgcagtagtcaatcacagcacttCTGAATCAATGCACCCTTAACTATAGCCTTGTACGCCTGGAGATCTAATTTAAAAAGGCATCTATATAACTTTTAAACTTATCATCATCATAAgagatgtgtattttaagtgcaatagaaaaactaaaagagaaaatattactttttttgtcttcatttttaatttcaaataataCTATTTACCTTTGATCTATTCTTAGCATTGTTTTTATTCTGATGAGGAGACTGTCTAGTCCCCAAGAATGGGAACAGGGTCCACTTGGTGTTTCTGCTTGTTTGATTTTATCATAGGGAAACAGTGCAGTGTACTGTACttgtacaaacattttaatattctgtatatttttccttttttgttacgCATTCCATGCATCAACATTGGCACTACACTCttgaacaattacaataattCTCACAGCTAATATTGTCTTTAGCTTTATGGTATGCATTATGAATGTGTGTAATGGAATATTGTACAGGTGTTTACACagtgttttggtatttttgaCAGCAGTGAAATTCAACGGCCGTCAGCATGTTGATTAGGCTTCATAAAGTGAAGGATCCCGTCAAGGTCAGCTAGGAGGGTCACTTGTTTTGGTGTAAAATTTCGATGACTCGCCTCGGTCGCGTTTATGACAATCTCATGTGACGGGTCAGGAAATTTACCCATTAGACTTCCCTGATGAAAAGCTAATCTTACACTAAATGACACTCTTATACCATTAgagccaggatcaactggacatattaagaacataagaacataagaaagtttacaaacgagaggaggccattcggcccatcttgctcgtttggttgttagtagcttattgatcccaaaatctcatcaagcagcttcttgaaggatcccagggtgtcagcttcaacaacattactggggggttgattccagactcttctctgtataaaaaaagtgtcctattttctgttgtgaatgtcaccttatctaatctccatttgtgacccctggtctttgtttcttttttctgagtcaacataaactcctagatctttttcatagattcctacttcaatttcagtatcttccatatggttTTTATaacgcacatttttattgcctgcgtgcagtatttactgtacaggtaattgcatttttaataactggCTGAAAGGTATACAAGAACCGTAACATTATCCAAACTTACCTTTGACTCTGGTGAATAGTCCCTGGTtcccgttcctgcggcagtcttgttcactccagtcggggttcatgtttctgagaggttggttactgtccgcatctgcagcgctcatgcattcccgcaccgctttcaactcgctctctgatatttccaatctcagcttcagcctttcattctctttctccttcccagccattgcaatctgaaactcgttcaatttactgcccacaactcttgtgatttcccacaagacggtgtctacagccgctttcactgcgtgctcgatggcagagccgagctcgtcttgcaagagcgAAACGGACATATTTAAGTCCATCTTCTCTGGCTTTAGTTTGGGACTTATATCTTATTATATCTAATTATACATGCAGACTCGCTTTTTATTCAATCAGCACTTGACTTAGCTGGCAGGCAGCAGCGACACAGCGAGT contains the following coding sequences:
- the LOC121305951 gene encoding zinc finger and SCAN domain-containing protein 2-like isoform X2, producing MNPDWSEQDCRRNGNQGLFTRVKDNTERQGFTEADEGPKIEAVYTREELFDHEQCASLMQLIEQTSLQGKAAPILQSVHIKKEATELEPVHFTGKVSKENKVKMLEENTVKMGASRCDDCPPELVCMKPSQSVSEDTCSNVGGEGTVLSSFQGEQHTPEDGKEEGAMPCTSSTTYIGRHNSTAAPQGKISSDGKMQRKKRRESSPQDEYMKKLGTRSVQNLSVQDSRPLALGYIVTPHPEVVNNSVTQGNFIPLQTPQQIPSEEILYHCTECGTNFSDLGNLKAHQQFHKEQKPHHCTECGKSFRWVGGLKTHQRIHTGEKPYLCTECGKSFKHKFGLQSHQLIHMGEKLFHCTVCGKRFRGSMNLKVHQRIHTGEKPYECPVCGKGFSRRDHLRIHHRIHTGEKPFECTDCGKRFIESNKLKRHRRVHRDLIS
- the LOC121305951 gene encoding zinc finger protein 544-like isoform X1: MNPDWSEQDCRRNGNQGLFTRVKDNTERQGFTEADEGPKIEAVYTREELFDHEQCASLMQLIEQTSLQGKAAPILQSVHIKKEATELEPVHFTGKVSKENKVKMLEENTVKMGASRCDDCPPELVCMKPSQSVSEDTCSNVGGEGTVLSSFQGEQHTPEDGKEEGAMPCTSSTTSDIGRHNSTAAPQGKISSDGKMQRKKRRESSPQDEYMKKLGTRSVQNLSVQDSRPLALGYIVTPHPEVVNNSVTQGNFIPLQTPQQIPSEEILYHCTECGTNFSDLGNLKAHQQFHKEQKPHHCTECGKSFRWVGGLKTHQRIHTGEKPYLCTECGKSFKHKFGLQSHQLIHMGEKLFHCTVCGKRFRGSMNLKVHQRIHTGEKPYECPVCGKGFSRRDHLRIHHRIHTGEKPFECTDCGKRFIESNKLKRHRRVHRDLIS